The Zobellia alginiliquefaciens genome contains a region encoding:
- a CDS encoding PASTA domain-containing protein: MRNFFNFLKSKVFFIQIGLAILVVVLLVFFMLRWLSSTTNHGEFVEVPDFSKMSVPEMRKSVEEAKLRYEVLDSANFNPDYPRFSIIEQNPPAGNKVKENRKIYFTVNPSGYKKVSVPNIIQVTQRNAASMLRAVGLDVQRVTYIDQLGKDMVYYIKYKGKQVKPGDKLPKTSKIELVCGNGSITEQAKVQADSE; encoded by the coding sequence ATGCGTAATTTTTTCAATTTTTTAAAAAGTAAGGTATTTTTTATTCAAATAGGTCTGGCCATTCTAGTTGTGGTACTCTTGGTGTTTTTTATGCTACGTTGGTTAAGTTCAACTACCAACCATGGAGAATTTGTTGAAGTGCCTGACTTTTCTAAAATGTCCGTACCGGAAATGCGTAAATCTGTAGAAGAGGCTAAATTAAGGTATGAGGTTTTGGATTCCGCCAATTTTAATCCGGATTACCCTAGATTTTCAATTATAGAACAAAATCCACCTGCTGGCAACAAGGTTAAGGAAAACCGAAAAATTTATTTTACGGTCAATCCGTCTGGCTATAAGAAAGTTTCCGTTCCTAATATTATACAGGTTACACAACGTAATGCGGCCTCTATGCTACGTGCTGTAGGTTTAGATGTGCAGCGTGTTACCTATATAGACCAATTAGGAAAAGATATGGTCTATTATATAAAGTATAAAGGAAAACAAGTGAAGCCTGGTGATAAGTTACCTAAAACTTCTAAAATTGAGTTGGTTTGCGGTAATGGTTCCATAACCGAGCAAGCAAAGGTTCAAGCAGATTCAGAATAG
- a CDS encoding RluA family pseudouridine synthase — MQTPENQELNDDELFEHHRVIASKGQVPLRVDKFLMNFIEYATRNKIQQSAKNGHIWVNGTIVKQNYKVKPNDEVKVLFEHPPHEFLLVPEDIPIDVVYEDDVLLVVNKPAGMVVHPGHGNYSGTLINALLHHVKDLPANSNERPGLVHRIDKDTSGLLVVAKTEAAMTHLAKQFFDKTSEREYVALVWGNVQDDEGTIEGNVARNPKNRLQMHVFPEGDEGKEAVTHYSVMERLGYVTLVSCKLETGRTHQIRVHMKYIGHTLFNDERYGGDKILKGTTFTKYKQFVDNAFKVLPRQALHAKTLGFVHPVTGEMMRFDSEIPQDMVDCIEKWRHYSQHSN; from the coding sequence ATGCAAACACCGGAAAATCAAGAATTGAACGATGATGAGCTTTTTGAACATCATCGTGTTATAGCTTCAAAAGGGCAAGTGCCATTAAGAGTGGATAAATTCTTAATGAACTTTATAGAATACGCTACTCGGAATAAAATTCAGCAATCTGCTAAGAATGGGCATATTTGGGTAAACGGCACTATTGTAAAACAGAACTATAAGGTAAAGCCTAACGATGAGGTAAAGGTATTGTTTGAGCACCCTCCCCATGAGTTTCTTTTAGTTCCCGAAGATATTCCTATAGATGTGGTTTATGAGGATGATGTACTGTTGGTAGTCAATAAGCCTGCAGGTATGGTAGTGCATCCCGGTCACGGAAACTATTCGGGCACTCTTATTAATGCACTTTTGCACCATGTTAAAGATTTACCGGCAAACAGTAATGAACGTCCTGGTCTTGTGCATCGTATTGATAAGGACACTTCAGGACTTTTGGTAGTGGCCAAAACAGAGGCGGCCATGACACACCTTGCCAAACAATTCTTTGATAAAACTTCTGAACGGGAATATGTAGCTCTTGTTTGGGGGAATGTACAGGATGATGAAGGTACTATAGAAGGTAATGTAGCCAGAAATCCCAAAAACCGTTTGCAAATGCATGTCTTTCCTGAAGGAGATGAAGGTAAAGAAGCGGTTACACATTATTCCGTTATGGAGCGATTGGGTTATGTAACTTTGGTTTCCTGCAAATTAGAGACCGGTCGTACCCACCAGATCAGGGTTCACATGAAATATATTGGCCATACACTTTTTAATGATGAGCGTTATGGTGGTGATAAGATTTTAAAGGGAACAACATTTACCAAGTATAAACAGTTTGTAGATAATGCTTTTAAGGTGTTGCCACGGCAGGCACTACATGCTAAAACATTGGGTTTCGTACACCCTGTAACTGGTGAAATGATGCGTTTTGATTCTGAAATTCCACAGGACATGGTGGACTGTATTGAAAAATGGCGACATTATTCACAGCACAGTAACTAG
- the yaaA gene encoding peroxide stress protein YaaA, with translation MKIVISPAKSLDFDKEYPKYKETQPQFLEEALKLNKILAKKNPKALSELMGISDNLAQLNYQRNQDFEVPFTLKNARPAVYAFNGDVYQGLDAYTMPSQKMEKLQESLRILSGLYGFLRPLDLMQPYRLEMGTHLKVGRKKNLYEFWKKTLTDELNSEMQDDELFINLASNEYFSAIDTKALKVPVISPVFKDWKNDKLKIISFYAKKARGSMVRYIIDKDVNTLDELKGFNYDEYEYSEAHTVKENEPVFIR, from the coding sequence ATGAAGATTGTTATCTCACCGGCAAAATCTTTGGATTTTGATAAGGAATACCCTAAATATAAAGAAACACAACCTCAATTTTTAGAAGAGGCTTTAAAACTGAATAAGATTTTGGCTAAGAAAAACCCTAAAGCTTTATCTGAGCTTATGGGTATTTCAGATAATTTGGCGCAGTTAAATTATCAAAGAAACCAAGATTTTGAAGTGCCTTTCACACTTAAAAATGCACGCCCTGCCGTTTACGCTTTTAATGGGGATGTGTACCAAGGGTTGGATGCGTATACCATGCCTTCTCAAAAAATGGAAAAACTACAGGAAAGCTTACGTATTCTTTCTGGCCTTTATGGCTTTTTAAGACCGTTGGATTTAATGCAACCGTATCGTCTGGAGATGGGTACGCATTTAAAAGTAGGTAGAAAAAAGAACCTGTATGAGTTCTGGAAAAAAACCTTAACGGACGAGTTGAATTCCGAAATGCAGGATGATGAACTTTTCATCAACTTAGCTAGTAATGAATATTTTAGTGCAATAGACACCAAAGCTTTAAAAGTGCCTGTAATTAGTCCCGTCTTTAAAGATTGGAAAAATGATAAGTTAAAGATTATTAGTTTTTATGCTAAAAAGGCCCGTGGCTCCATGGTGCGCTATATTATAGATAAAGATGTAAATACGCTAGATGAGCTAAAAGGGTTCAATTATGACGAGTATGAGTACAGTGAAGCGCATACCGTAAAAGAAAACGAACCCGTTTTTATCAGGTAG
- a CDS encoding Crp/Fnr family transcriptional regulator — MKEHFSVEENILFDFFNQVYPLTENDFEPLAKVIRKKKIKKGEFLLDIGQVETKTSLVLKGFIHQYTIIEDNLFTIDFSLTGMSFNNFTSYMENSPSNQIQEALTDSEIIYFEKEDIDKLLLLSHPFSFIYTKLFEQVHLERERRSLILQHKNAYKKYELFLITISKSKRFLEEVPQKLIANYLGMTAETYSRVKKTYLKNA; from the coding sequence ATGAAAGAGCACTTTTCTGTTGAAGAGAATATTCTGTTTGATTTTTTCAATCAGGTATATCCATTAACTGAAAATGATTTTGAGCCTTTGGCTAAGGTTATACGAAAGAAAAAAATAAAAAAGGGAGAGTTTCTGTTGGATATAGGGCAGGTGGAGACCAAGACCAGTTTAGTTTTAAAAGGGTTTATCCATCAATACACCATTATTGAAGATAATCTGTTTACAATAGATTTTTCTCTGACAGGTATGAGTTTCAATAATTTTACAAGTTATATGGAAAACTCACCTTCCAATCAAATACAAGAAGCATTAACTGATTCTGAAATTATCTATTTTGAAAAAGAGGACATAGATAAACTTCTATTACTAAGCCACCCATTTTCTTTTATTTATACGAAACTATTTGAACAAGTTCATCTAGAGCGGGAAAGGAGATCTTTAATACTGCAGCATAAGAATGCCTACAAAAAATACGAACTTTTTTTGATTACAATTTCTAAATCTAAAAGATTTTTAGAAGAGGTGCCTCAAAAATTAATTGCCAATTATTTAGGTATGACAGCAGAAACCTATAGCAGGGTGAAAAAAACATACTTAAAAAACGCTTAA
- a CDS encoding alpha/beta hydrolase, whose translation MKLATILLFSSLLFSCSNDDDSFDVIGKKEQFVVTSSVINDSYPVYVFLPENYNGNSVHQLIIALDGDTRFNTIAGIISDKVQKESIPPCILVAVGNNKQRNRDYTPTVYAHGSGGAQNFYRFIKDELIPELESRYSIDSSNNKTLVGHSFGGLFTQYVMAQERASNPFNKFISSGTSYWYDAGVIFEFEESYANTHKDLEVKFYNGMGTLEGGVMLGSFAEMNQRLNSRNYPNFKHRSELIEKSGHSGSTSEIFKKGLDYVFIN comes from the coding sequence ATGAAACTTGCAACAATTCTTTTATTCTCTAGTTTACTGTTTAGCTGCTCTAATGATGATGATAGTTTTGATGTCATCGGTAAAAAAGAACAATTTGTTGTAACCTCTTCTGTAATAAATGACAGTTACCCTGTGTATGTCTTTCTTCCTGAAAATTATAATGGTAATTCAGTACATCAATTGATTATTGCTTTGGACGGAGACACAAGGTTTAATACAATTGCAGGGATTATTTCGGATAAAGTACAAAAGGAAAGTATACCTCCTTGTATTTTAGTAGCTGTTGGTAATAACAAGCAAAGAAATAGGGATTATACCCCTACTGTTTATGCCCACGGTTCTGGTGGTGCTCAAAACTTCTATCGGTTTATTAAGGATGAATTAATACCGGAATTAGAATCTAGATACAGTATAGACTCCTCCAATAACAAAACATTAGTTGGCCATTCCTTTGGTGGGCTCTTTACCCAATACGTAATGGCTCAAGAAAGAGCTTCAAACCCTTTTAACAAATTCATATCAAGCGGTACATCATATTGGTATGATGCTGGGGTTATATTCGAATTTGAGGAATCCTATGCCAACACACATAAAGATTTGGAGGTAAAATTCTACAACGGTATGGGCACCTTAGAAGGTGGGGTTATGCTGGGGTCCTTTGCAGAAATGAATCAAAGGCTCAATTCTAGAAATTATCCAAATTTTAAGCATCGGAGTGAATTAATAGAAAAAAGTGGACATAGTGGTTCTACAAGTGAAATATTTAAAAAGGGATTGGACTATGTATTTATCAATTAA
- a CDS encoding 30S ribosomal protein THX produces the protein MGRGDKKSRRGKIANRSFGARRPRKIKKRPTVEEKIDIKKKK, from the coding sequence ATGGGAAGAGGTGATAAAAAATCGAGAAGAGGTAAAATAGCAAATCGCTCTTTTGGGGCAAGGCGACCAAGAAAAATAAAGAAACGCCCTACCGTAGAAGAGAAAATAGATATTAAAAAGAAAAAGTAA